The following are encoded together in the Janthinobacterium sp. Marseille genome:
- a CDS encoding response regulator encodes MSANSIPFAVRLIGFKPQEIEIFDATFALDQGKGYGYVRLSEDNLQDPDLYIANAEELKALVALSDLRPSDVRPALLVGTSSVALPYPSVERPIRWHRLFDALDKLIEKRADALSRLEASDVVAVPERRRRDRVDIDLTDPAEYQRMRTELPHGGAVLVIDKTPAFRDYIAELLLRNKTEVLWASSEAEAEGACARQRVAVVVVNTSMAEINPYRLCQTVKAIRPSDRTSVIFLVSKSSGYDAELARQAGSDGFLTKPVAAHHFISALKKFMHLPR; translated from the coding sequence ATGTCAGCTAACAGTATTCCTTTTGCGGTACGCCTGATTGGCTTCAAGCCTCAGGAAATCGAAATTTTCGATGCCACATTTGCCCTGGACCAAGGCAAGGGATATGGCTATGTCCGCCTGTCGGAAGACAATTTGCAAGACCCCGATTTATACATCGCCAATGCCGAAGAATTGAAGGCATTGGTGGCTTTATCCGATTTGCGCCCCAGTGATGTGCGGCCGGCCTTGCTGGTGGGTACATCCAGCGTCGCCTTGCCGTATCCGAGCGTGGAACGCCCGATCCGCTGGCATCGCCTGTTCGATGCACTGGATAAGCTGATAGAGAAACGGGCCGACGCCTTGTCGCGCCTGGAAGCTTCGGATGTGGTCGCCGTGCCCGAACGCCGGCGGCGCGATCGCGTCGATATCGACCTGACCGACCCGGCTGAATACCAGCGCATGCGTACCGAGTTGCCGCATGGCGGCGCGGTCCTGGTGATAGACAAGACACCGGCCTTCCGCGATTACATTGCCGAATTATTGTTGCGCAACAAGACCGAAGTCCTGTGGGCCAGCAGCGAAGCCGAAGCCGAGGGTGCGTGCGCGCGCCAGCGCGTGGCGGTGGTTGTGGTGAATACCTCGATGGCGGAAATCAATCCGTATCGCCTGTGCCAGACGGTGAAGGCGATACGCCCATCCGACCGTACCTCGGTTATTTTCCTGGTGAGCAAGAGCAGTGGTTACGATGCCGAGCTGGCACGCCAGGCCGGTTCAGACGGCTTCCTGACCAAGCCGGTGGCGGCCCATCATTTCATTAGCGCGCTCAAGAAATTCATGCATCTGCCGCGCTAG
- a CDS encoding MoxR family ATPase, whose product MRQETRFEGSQSYVTTGDLKLAVNAALTLQRPLLIKGEPGTGKTMLAEEVAAALGMPLLQWHIKSTTKAQQGLYEYDAVSRLRDSQLGDERVKTIGNYIVKGVLWQAFAADQQVVLLIDEIDKADIEFPNDLLRELDRMEFYVYETREMVKAKHRPLVIITSNNEKELPDAFLRRCFFHYIKFPDRDTMEQIVAVHFPNLKRELLAKALEVFYQIREVSGLKKKPSTSELLDWLKLLLAEDIPPEALRSQDDKTIVPPLHGALLKNEQDINLFERLVFMSRTNR is encoded by the coding sequence ATGCGACAAGAAACACGCTTCGAAGGTTCCCAGAGCTATGTCACCACCGGCGACCTGAAGCTGGCCGTCAACGCCGCCCTCACCTTGCAACGTCCGCTACTGATCAAGGGTGAACCGGGCACCGGCAAAACCATGCTGGCCGAAGAAGTGGCCGCCGCGCTCGGCATGCCGCTGCTGCAATGGCATATCAAATCCACCACGAAAGCCCAGCAAGGCCTGTACGAATACGATGCCGTGTCGCGCCTGCGCGATTCGCAGCTCGGCGACGAGCGCGTCAAGACCATCGGCAACTATATCGTCAAGGGCGTATTGTGGCAGGCATTTGCCGCCGACCAACAAGTTGTTTTGCTGATTGATGAAATCGACAAGGCGGATATCGAGTTTCCCAACGATTTGCTGCGCGAACTCGATCGCATGGAATTCTATGTGTACGAAACGCGCGAAATGGTCAAAGCCAAACATCGCCCGCTCGTCATTATTACATCGAATAACGAAAAGGAACTGCCGGACGCCTTCCTGCGCCGCTGCTTCTTCCATTACATCAAGTTTCCCGACCGCGACACGATGGAGCAAATTGTCGCCGTGCACTTCCCGAACCTGAAGCGCGAATTGCTGGCCAAGGCACTCGAAGTGTTTTACCAGATACGCGAAGTCAGCGGTTTAAAGAAGAAACCTTCCACCTCGGAATTGCTGGATTGGCTGAAACTCTTGCTGGCGGAAGACATCCCACCGGAAGCGCTGCGCAGCCAGGACGATAAAACCATCGTGCCGCCATTGCACGGTGCATTGCTGAAAAACGAACAGGACATCAATCTGTTCGAACGCCTGGTCTTCATGTCGCGTACCAATCGCTGA
- a CDS encoding VWA domain-containing protein, whose translation MLIDFFFMLKDAKIPVSIKEFLVLLEALEKEVISLSFDDFYYLARLTLVKDEANFDKFDRAFSLYFKGISTAFEENANIPLDWLLKNAARKLSPEEQALLQKYGYDKLAERLQQLLKEQKERHEGGSKWIGTGGTSPFGNSGTNPEGIRIGGESRNRTAVKVWEQRTYRDYDADREIGTRNVKVALRRLRKFARHGAADEFSLDDTVRATANNAGYLDIKMQPERKNNIKVLMLLDVGGTMDEHIQRTEELFSAAKAEFKNMEFYYFHNCVYDQLWRNNQRKRTERFSTWDVLRKYTPDTKVIFVGDATMSPYEILQVGGAVDYHNEEAGAEWLQRFTKTFPNYIWLNPEPEHIWEYRQSIAIIRRQMDNRMYPLTLEGLERGMRTLSK comes from the coding sequence GTGCTGATCGATTTTTTCTTCATGCTGAAAGACGCCAAAATTCCTGTTTCCATCAAGGAATTTTTGGTGCTGCTCGAAGCATTGGAAAAAGAAGTCATCAGCCTCTCCTTCGATGACTTTTACTATCTGGCACGCCTGACGCTGGTCAAGGATGAAGCCAACTTCGATAAATTCGACCGCGCCTTCAGCCTCTACTTCAAAGGCATCAGCACCGCCTTTGAAGAAAACGCCAACATCCCGCTCGACTGGTTGCTCAAGAATGCCGCGCGCAAGCTGTCACCGGAAGAACAGGCGCTATTGCAAAAATACGGCTACGACAAACTGGCCGAACGCCTGCAGCAATTGCTGAAAGAACAGAAGGAAAGACACGAAGGCGGCAGCAAGTGGATAGGCACCGGCGGCACTTCGCCTTTCGGCAATAGCGGCACCAATCCGGAAGGCATACGCATAGGCGGTGAAAGCCGCAACCGCACTGCCGTCAAAGTATGGGAACAACGCACTTACCGCGATTACGATGCGGACAGGGAAATCGGCACGCGCAACGTCAAGGTCGCCTTGCGCCGCCTGCGCAAGTTTGCGCGTCATGGTGCGGCCGATGAATTCTCACTCGACGATACGGTACGTGCGACCGCGAACAATGCCGGCTATCTCGATATCAAGATGCAGCCGGAACGCAAAAACAATATCAAGGTATTGATGCTGCTGGATGTCGGCGGCACCATGGATGAACACATACAGCGCACCGAAGAATTGTTTTCCGCGGCCAAGGCGGAGTTCAAGAATATGGAGTTTTATTACTTCCATAACTGCGTCTACGATCAGCTGTGGCGCAATAACCAGCGCAAGCGTACCGAACGTTTTTCGACCTGGGATGTACTGCGCAAATACACGCCGGATACCAAGGTGATTTTTGTCGGTGATGCGACCATGAGCCCGTATGAAATATTGCAGGTGGGCGGCGCAGTCGATTATCACAATGAAGAAGCCGGGGCCGAATGGCTTCAGCGCTTTACCAAAACCTTCCCCAACTACATCTGGCTCAATCCGGAACCGGAACACATCTGGGAATATCGCCAGTCGATTGCCATCATCCGTCGACAAATGGATAACCGCATGTATCCGCTGACACTGGAAGGGCTGGAACGTGGGATGCGCACGCTCAGTAAATAA